Proteins co-encoded in one Carassius carassius chromosome 35, fCarCar2.1, whole genome shotgun sequence genomic window:
- the plod2 gene encoding procollagen-lysine,2-oxoglutarate 5-dioxygenase 2 isoform X2, with protein sequence MEHPWCFYAFILTLMSCVHCSQSIERNKAIPAEKLLVLTVATQETDGFHRFMQSANYFKFNVKVLGMGEEWKGGGVGRSIGGGQKVRLLKEAMESLADQEDLVILFVDSYDLIFAGGPEEIFRKFQQTNHKLVFAAEGIIWPDPLLAEKYPFVRSGKRFLNSGGLIGYAPYIQKIVNQWDLHDNDDDQLFYTKIYVDPLQRERLNMTLDHKCEIFQNLNGAVDEVLLKFGTERVRVRNTVYNSLPVIIHGNVNTKIYFNYLSNYIPNVWNYEQGCTICDQDMVDLSQLKEFPQVTVGIYIEQPTPFLPEFLERLLSLDYPKDKLNVFVHNSEVYHEKHIQKFWEENKDVFRSFKVVGPEENLTQGEARNMGMDLCRKDLSCDNYFSIDADVMLTNRQTLKLLIEQNRKIIGPLVTRHGKLWSNFWGALSLDGYYARSEDYIDIVQGKRVGVWNIPFMAHIYLITGQTLRNELKERNVFVLERLDPDMALCRNARDLGVFMYVTNRHEFGRLISTANYNTSHYNNDLWQIFENPLDWREKYIHPNYTRIFTDNLLEQPCPDVFWFPVLSEKACDELVEEMENHGSWSGGKHKDKRITGGYESVPTDDIHMKQIDFDKEWLHFIREFISPVNLKVFSGYYTKGYAIMNFVVKYTPNRQAYLRPHHDSSTFTINIALNNKGLDFQGGGCRFHRYNCSIESPRKGWSFMHPGRLTHLHEGLPTTNGTRYIAVSFVDP encoded by the exons ATGGAACATCCTTGGTGCTTTTACGCGTTTATTTTAACGCTGATGTCCTGTGTTCATTGTTCCCAGAGCATCGAGAGAAATAAGGCTATTCCAGCAG AAAAACTGCTTGTACTTACTGTTGCAACACAGGAGACTGATGGCTTCCACCGCTTCATGCAGTCAGCAAACTACTTCAAATTCAATGTGAAG GTGCTGGGGATGGGAGAGGAGTGGAAGGGGGGGGGTGTGGGTCGATCCATTGGTGGAGGTCAGAAGGTTCGACTACTAAAGGAAGCCATGGAGTCTCTGGCTGACCAAGAGGACTTGGTGATCTTATTTGTGGACAG TTATGACTTAATCTTTGCTGGTGGACCTGAAGAGATTTTCAGAAAGTTCCAGCAGACCAATCATAAGCTGGTGTTTGCTGCTGAGGGAATCATCTGGCCAGATCCTCTACTGGCAGAGAAGTATCCTTTTGTCCGCAGTGGGAAACGCTTTCTTAACTCTGGAG GCCTTATCGGGTATGCTCCATACATTCAGAAGATTGTGAACCAGTGGGACCttcatgataatgatgatgatcaaCTGTTCTACACAAAGATCTATGTGGATCCACTTCAGagg GAAAGACTTAATATGACCTTGGACCACAAGTGTGAGATTTTCCAGAATTTGAATGGAGCTGTGG ATGAAGTTCTCCTAAAGTTTGGAACGGAGCGTGTGCGAGTGAGAAACACAGTCTACAATAGTCTTCCAGTCATCATCCATGGAAATGTGAACACCAAG ATATACTTCAATTACTTGTCCAACTACATCCCCAATGTGTGGAATTATGAGCAAGGCTGTACCATCTGTGACCAAGACATGGTGGATTTGTCTCAGCTTAAA GAATTTCCACAAGTGACTGTTGGTATATACATTGAGCAGCCAACTCCATTCCTGCCAGAGTTTCTGGAGAGGCTCCTGAGTCTAGATTATCCCAAAGATAAACTGAATGTCTTTGTTCATAACAGT GAGGTTTACCATGAGAAGCACATACAGAAGTTTTGGGAAGAGAACAAGGATGTATTCCGCAGTTTTAAAGTTGTTGGCCCCGAGGAGAACTTAACTCAAGGAGAAGCAAGGAACATGGGAAT GGATTTGTGCCGGAAGGATCTTTCTTGTGATAATTACTTCAGCATTGATGCAGATGTGATGCTCACCAACCGACAGACCCTAAAACTTCTCATTGAGCAAAACAG AAAAATAATTGGCCCTCTTGTCACCCGTCATGGAAAATTGTGGTCCAACTTTTGGGGAGCCTTGAGCCTAGATGGTTATTATGCGAGGTCTGAGGACTACATTGACATCGTGCAAGGAAAGCGTGT TGGTGTGTGGAACATCCCCTTCATGGCCCACATCTACCTCATAACAGGCCAGACTCTGCGGAATGAGCTCAAAGAGAGGAATGTCTTTGTCTTGGAGAGATTGGACCCTGACATGGCCTTGTGCAGAAATGCCAGAGACTTG GGAGTTTTCATGTATGTCACAAATCGTCATGAGTTTGGAAGGCTTATTTCGACTGCCAACTATAACACATCTCATTATAACAATGACCTTTGGCAAATATTTGAAAACCCACTG GACTGGAGAGAGAAATACATCCATCCCAACTACACCAGAATTTTCACTGACAACCTTTTGGAGCAG CCATGCCCAGATGTTTTCTGGTTCCCTGTGCTCTCGGAGAAAGCCTGTGATGAGCTGGTGGAGGAGATGGAAAACCATGGTTCATGGTCTGGTGGAAAACACAAG GACAAGCGTATCACTGGAGGCTACGAGAGTGTCCCGACAGATGACATTCATATGAAACAGATCGATTTTGATAAGGAATGGCTGCACTTTATCAGAGAATTCATCTCCCCTGTCAATCTCAAGGTCTTCTCTGGCTATTACACCAAG GGTTATGCGATTATGAACTTTGTGGTGAAGTACACTCCAAACAGACAAGCCTATCTAAGACCACATCACGATTCCTCAACATTCACTATTAATATTGCCCTCAACAACAAGGGCTTAGATTTCCAG GGTGGAGGTTGTCGATTTCACAGATATAACTGTTCCATAGAGTCTCCCAGAAAAGGTTGGAGCTTCATGCATCCAGGTAGACTCACCCACCTTCATGAAGGACTACCTACGACCAACGGTACACGCTACATAGCAGTGTCCTTCGTTGATCCTTAG
- the plod2 gene encoding procollagen-lysine,2-oxoglutarate 5-dioxygenase 2 isoform X1: protein MEHPWCFYAFILTLMSCVHCSQSIERNKAIPAEKLLVLTVATQETDGFHRFMQSANYFKFNVKVLGMGEEWKGGGVGRSIGGGQKVRLLKEAMESLADQEDLVILFVDSYDLIFAGGPEEIFRKFQQTNHKLVFAAEGIIWPDPLLAEKYPFVRSGKRFLNSGGLIGYAPYIQKIVNQWDLHDNDDDQLFYTKIYVDPLQRERLNMTLDHKCEIFQNLNGAVDEVLLKFGTERVRVRNTVYNSLPVIIHGNVNTKIYFNYLSNYIPNVWNYEQGCTICDQDMVDLSQLKEFPQVTVGIYIEQPTPFLPEFLERLLSLDYPKDKLNVFVHNSEVYHEKHIQKFWEENKDVFRSFKVVGPEENLTQGEARNMGMDLCRKDLSCDNYFSIDADVMLTNRQTLKLLIEQNRKIIGPLVTRHGKLWSNFWGALSLDGYYARSEDYIDIVQGKRVGVWNIPFMAHIYLITGQTLRNELKERNVFVLERLDPDMALCRNARDLTVQRERESPSPESFHMLRPQQGVFMYVTNRHEFGRLISTANYNTSHYNNDLWQIFENPLDWREKYIHPNYTRIFTDNLLEQPCPDVFWFPVLSEKACDELVEEMENHGSWSGGKHKDKRITGGYESVPTDDIHMKQIDFDKEWLHFIREFISPVNLKVFSGYYTKGYAIMNFVVKYTPNRQAYLRPHHDSSTFTINIALNNKGLDFQGGGCRFHRYNCSIESPRKGWSFMHPGRLTHLHEGLPTTNGTRYIAVSFVDP, encoded by the exons ATGGAACATCCTTGGTGCTTTTACGCGTTTATTTTAACGCTGATGTCCTGTGTTCATTGTTCCCAGAGCATCGAGAGAAATAAGGCTATTCCAGCAG AAAAACTGCTTGTACTTACTGTTGCAACACAGGAGACTGATGGCTTCCACCGCTTCATGCAGTCAGCAAACTACTTCAAATTCAATGTGAAG GTGCTGGGGATGGGAGAGGAGTGGAAGGGGGGGGGTGTGGGTCGATCCATTGGTGGAGGTCAGAAGGTTCGACTACTAAAGGAAGCCATGGAGTCTCTGGCTGACCAAGAGGACTTGGTGATCTTATTTGTGGACAG TTATGACTTAATCTTTGCTGGTGGACCTGAAGAGATTTTCAGAAAGTTCCAGCAGACCAATCATAAGCTGGTGTTTGCTGCTGAGGGAATCATCTGGCCAGATCCTCTACTGGCAGAGAAGTATCCTTTTGTCCGCAGTGGGAAACGCTTTCTTAACTCTGGAG GCCTTATCGGGTATGCTCCATACATTCAGAAGATTGTGAACCAGTGGGACCttcatgataatgatgatgatcaaCTGTTCTACACAAAGATCTATGTGGATCCACTTCAGagg GAAAGACTTAATATGACCTTGGACCACAAGTGTGAGATTTTCCAGAATTTGAATGGAGCTGTGG ATGAAGTTCTCCTAAAGTTTGGAACGGAGCGTGTGCGAGTGAGAAACACAGTCTACAATAGTCTTCCAGTCATCATCCATGGAAATGTGAACACCAAG ATATACTTCAATTACTTGTCCAACTACATCCCCAATGTGTGGAATTATGAGCAAGGCTGTACCATCTGTGACCAAGACATGGTGGATTTGTCTCAGCTTAAA GAATTTCCACAAGTGACTGTTGGTATATACATTGAGCAGCCAACTCCATTCCTGCCAGAGTTTCTGGAGAGGCTCCTGAGTCTAGATTATCCCAAAGATAAACTGAATGTCTTTGTTCATAACAGT GAGGTTTACCATGAGAAGCACATACAGAAGTTTTGGGAAGAGAACAAGGATGTATTCCGCAGTTTTAAAGTTGTTGGCCCCGAGGAGAACTTAACTCAAGGAGAAGCAAGGAACATGGGAAT GGATTTGTGCCGGAAGGATCTTTCTTGTGATAATTACTTCAGCATTGATGCAGATGTGATGCTCACCAACCGACAGACCCTAAAACTTCTCATTGAGCAAAACAG AAAAATAATTGGCCCTCTTGTCACCCGTCATGGAAAATTGTGGTCCAACTTTTGGGGAGCCTTGAGCCTAGATGGTTATTATGCGAGGTCTGAGGACTACATTGACATCGTGCAAGGAAAGCGTGT TGGTGTGTGGAACATCCCCTTCATGGCCCACATCTACCTCATAACAGGCCAGACTCTGCGGAATGAGCTCAAAGAGAGGAATGTCTTTGTCTTGGAGAGATTGGACCCTGACATGGCCTTGTGCAGAAATGCCAGAGACTTG ACagtacagagagaaagagaatctCCTTCTCCGGAATCATTCCATATGCTCAGACCCCAACAG GGAGTTTTCATGTATGTCACAAATCGTCATGAGTTTGGAAGGCTTATTTCGACTGCCAACTATAACACATCTCATTATAACAATGACCTTTGGCAAATATTTGAAAACCCACTG GACTGGAGAGAGAAATACATCCATCCCAACTACACCAGAATTTTCACTGACAACCTTTTGGAGCAG CCATGCCCAGATGTTTTCTGGTTCCCTGTGCTCTCGGAGAAAGCCTGTGATGAGCTGGTGGAGGAGATGGAAAACCATGGTTCATGGTCTGGTGGAAAACACAAG GACAAGCGTATCACTGGAGGCTACGAGAGTGTCCCGACAGATGACATTCATATGAAACAGATCGATTTTGATAAGGAATGGCTGCACTTTATCAGAGAATTCATCTCCCCTGTCAATCTCAAGGTCTTCTCTGGCTATTACACCAAG GGTTATGCGATTATGAACTTTGTGGTGAAGTACACTCCAAACAGACAAGCCTATCTAAGACCACATCACGATTCCTCAACATTCACTATTAATATTGCCCTCAACAACAAGGGCTTAGATTTCCAG GGTGGAGGTTGTCGATTTCACAGATATAACTGTTCCATAGAGTCTCCCAGAAAAGGTTGGAGCTTCATGCATCCAGGTAGACTCACCCACCTTCATGAAGGACTACCTACGACCAACGGTACACGCTACATAGCAGTGTCCTTCGTTGATCCTTAG